One Fuerstiella marisgermanici DNA window includes the following coding sequences:
- a CDS encoding S8 family peptidase: protein MNIRPHRILLLVCAVLFFTEQTAFARKFRLHSRCRAEHRLSSELAMVRHAKSHYMGVCRDGKAVFEVPVEQEQVMRSMAEGVEKEDAVPEVRSTRLLISYADQRSKPRAETLRAAGLNMIQDYSHGSFLIVEPQGAVTSDAVETLLADDAVAYVAPDYIMSIPDREAADTTGPANPDVLSNDPYLDRLWGMKNCGATKVWPVIRDSPTVIVAVIDSGVDYRHPDLKDNMWSRGGQHGYDFYDNDNDPLDEENHGTHVAGTIAGVGNNAVGVVGVSWKAQIMAMRFLGPDGSGATSDAVRCIDWAVDNGAHILCNSWGGPDSSPELAEAVARAERKGVLFVAAAGNTGGTGNNNDLRPGYPASLTQANVIAVGAIDENDARGSFSHYGQQSVDIGAPGVQILSTTRNNKYDSYSGTSMAAPHVAGAAALVWANTFAAPTQTPTQMTKVRDLIYENARPVAALRQFWGHRAPAKIPGGVLDISFLARTAPDVPPVTPTPRRRLVENRMIVDPTRL, encoded by the coding sequence ATGAACATTCGTCCCCATCGCATCCTGCTACTGGTCTGCGCCGTCCTGTTCTTCACAGAACAGACCGCCTTCGCGCGGAAGTTCCGACTGCATTCGCGGTGCCGAGCGGAGCATCGGCTATCTTCAGAACTGGCGATGGTCCGTCACGCCAAGTCTCATTACATGGGAGTCTGCCGCGACGGAAAAGCCGTGTTTGAAGTGCCGGTCGAGCAGGAACAGGTCATGCGTTCGATGGCGGAAGGCGTTGAAAAAGAAGACGCCGTGCCTGAAGTGCGATCGACGCGCCTGTTAATCAGCTATGCCGATCAACGCAGCAAGCCTCGCGCTGAAACTCTGCGAGCCGCCGGGCTGAACATGATTCAGGACTACAGCCACGGTTCGTTTCTTATTGTTGAGCCCCAGGGAGCCGTCACATCCGACGCTGTGGAAACTCTACTGGCGGACGACGCCGTGGCTTATGTGGCTCCTGACTACATCATGTCGATCCCGGACAGGGAAGCCGCTGATACAACGGGACCGGCCAATCCGGACGTGCTGTCAAACGATCCGTATCTTGACAGGCTGTGGGGAATGAAAAACTGCGGCGCGACAAAGGTCTGGCCCGTGATACGTGATTCCCCAACAGTAATCGTCGCCGTGATTGACAGCGGTGTCGACTACCGACATCCCGACCTGAAAGACAACATGTGGTCTCGAGGAGGCCAGCATGGATACGACTTCTACGACAACGATAACGATCCGCTGGATGAAGAAAACCATGGAACTCACGTCGCCGGCACCATCGCAGGCGTCGGCAATAATGCAGTCGGCGTAGTTGGCGTGTCATGGAAGGCTCAGATCATGGCCATGCGATTTTTGGGGCCGGATGGTTCCGGAGCGACTTCGGATGCTGTGAGATGCATCGACTGGGCGGTCGACAACGGAGCTCACATTTTGTGCAACAGTTGGGGCGGTCCGGACTCGTCGCCGGAACTGGCGGAAGCTGTCGCCCGCGCAGAACGGAAGGGCGTTTTGTTCGTCGCCGCGGCCGGCAACACAGGCGGAACAGGCAACAACAACGACCTTCGACCAGGCTACCCCGCCTCGCTGACTCAGGCAAACGTCATTGCGGTCGGAGCGATCGATGAAAACGATGCACGTGGTTCGTTTAGTCACTATGGACAACAGTCCGTCGACATCGGCGCACCGGGCGTGCAGATTTTGAGCACCACACGAAACAATAAGTACGACAGCTACAGTGGAACGTCCATGGCGGCTCCTCATGTGGCCGGAGCGGCGGCATTGGTCTGGGCCAACACTTTTGCAGCGCCCACTCAAACACCGACGCAGATGACGAAAGTTCGCGATCTGATTTACGAAAACGCTCGTCCCGTCGCAGCACTCAGGCAGTTCTGGGGGCATCGAGCTCCAGCAAAAATTCCCGGCGGTGTGCTCGACATTTCCTTTCTCGCTCGCACTGCTCCGGACGTTCCGCCGGTCACGCCGACTCCTCGACGACGGCTGGTGGAAAATCGTATGATTGTGGATCCGACTCGGCTGTAA
- a CDS encoding ATP-binding protein, with product MTPHLPEFWSRYEPLHEIERTTGYRSLYANSGDTARFIVYEIDRSADVPSAAFYRVMHEVHRLSDIKDDCLLRPLEVENSDEVSLIVCPDANGERLSEVVKSKLSLSAILDITQSLLQVLHSVHDAGLVLRYLRPKDIYVQSSGDSLKAMVGGCPPLLLLECSDTNQLASDTLPYGAPETLGALEYDVRASADLYSLGIVLFECLAGHPPFQGETSHDLLFHHVTTPVPDLCELDPSIPPTLNDIVRRLLQKHPRDRYQSATGALFDIQQVRATLCAEDEICPATPLVLGTKDHRESLIEPAHVGRDTDLKVLKSALRTVSASQSRSVLISAPSGIGKSRVLQETSTYAVAQGFRLLRGQGKNQPGLSPLATMQPAILAATELIRDDAALQTALQGKMQEYASELHAAAPELAVALQLEQPDTRDRALSDRRIAVALATLLGRLSLGGQPIVLLLDDAQWADDLTLAMLDCWQLTDPEQTLLIVSTRPSDDLASRLRNHIQFSAEISLAPLSRQDSDLLLESMAGVLPPEILETVWEMAAGNPFASSAVLRGLVEGSVLTPTDDGWDVDAERLRDIQMSGEAAEVLKERLVRLPVDSRKLLAIGAVLGKEFAIDTVAKLTGLSHQTAIGHLKSPRDLCLIWENEADGVCKFVHDQIREAVLTTLSKEELAGIHLAAGEHIAEAAPESHFQIACHFDAAGCPERALPSALKAAASAQRRHALGIAIQQYEIALRSCKNICTELWFQILSGMGSVLMLSGRYAEAEPMLEAALLHAKTAVDEAEISLKLGELAFKRDDKDRAVARWETALRKLGGKLPPNWLMPFCTLKEIAVQTLHSFIPAGLQRAPKKEATLRDRLICRLYSRLAYGYWYLKGKVPLLFVHLRGMNLAENFAPTAELAQAYSEHAPAMSLIPLRNRGIAYGRRSLEIRTALGDVWGQGQSLHFLAIALYAAGRFEECIEVGSRSVRILDRAGDFWEKHIAQYQVAASLFRVGRLTEAVQLAREAYDSGLAVGDDQVCGNIIDVWARATNGDLPADIVQNELNRPRADVQGRSHVLLARGVQLIAERKFHDASETFGEGIRTSRAAGITNCYTAPLYAWKATSLRLFLEEESPVIRRSRQKTICAHRRAAWVAFLVAIRFRGELPHALRELAWSFVFKNRVRRAMCLLKWSVRAAQAQSAKYESLQSELILQQVRVERDYPDAREMLKKVEEGYSAFNNEQLPARVPTSLSLVDRFDSLLESGRKIASATEPADIVAMTIEASQQLLRSDYCRVVSISPDGEVGNISESVRPYMAHCLKTGVAEAAEAPNKQFRSLVVCPILVRGSAVAGLCVGNTEVRGLFGENELRIITYITTICGTALENAEGFRNLRRLNENLENIVTERTAVVEARSAELQETARSLQQTQTELAAARDKAEVANQAKTDFLAHMSHEIRTPIGAVLGFTELLLNGEHPLHPQQLQHLRRVQSNGAHLLQLLNDLLDLSKIEAGQLTIETVSCQPFTLISDILASLEARAIDKGLKLSLAIKDTIPETIATDPTRLRQIITNLVGNAIKFTSAGGVDLLIGTDVDRGVMQIEVCDSGMGIPLSAQRNVFEPFQQADETVSRNFGGTGLGLPISRRLARALGGDLTVVSAPGEGSTFTTTIATGPLDDVRQLTITEAAAAKSQSVEKSVATVDLSGIRILVTDDVLTNREFLSHMLRAANAEIETAENGQIAIDVWNRSGADLILMDMRMPVMDGYTAVELLRDLGAKVPIVALTANGLAEDEVRCRDAGCSGYLTKPVSMDALLTEVAEQLGITATMEPPPVVDDSTDKRSPVSGSTKPVKDAPVAADFAIPEDPFFRGLASQLVSKLVETLPISGHALDTLDAETVAEQAHWMKGTGGTVGLPVITTMGIALENAAKARDFETARRVVEQLNSTVEQLQRRLVT from the coding sequence GTGACGCCGCATTTGCCTGAATTCTGGTCTCGCTACGAGCCACTTCACGAAATTGAACGCACAACGGGCTATCGTTCGTTGTACGCCAACAGCGGCGACACTGCGCGCTTTATTGTTTACGAAATCGATCGTTCCGCTGACGTGCCTTCGGCCGCTTTTTACAGGGTGATGCATGAAGTGCATCGACTCTCCGATATCAAGGACGACTGTCTGCTACGACCGCTGGAAGTCGAAAACTCGGACGAAGTCAGCCTTATCGTGTGTCCGGATGCCAACGGCGAACGACTGTCTGAAGTCGTTAAGTCTAAGCTTTCGCTGTCAGCCATACTCGATATCACCCAGAGCCTGCTTCAGGTGCTTCACAGCGTGCACGACGCCGGTCTGGTCCTGCGGTATCTTCGTCCCAAAGACATTTACGTGCAGTCGTCTGGTGATTCGCTGAAGGCGATGGTCGGAGGCTGTCCGCCACTCTTGCTGCTTGAATGCTCCGACACAAATCAACTGGCGAGTGACACTCTTCCATACGGTGCCCCTGAAACTCTTGGCGCCCTTGAATACGACGTTCGAGCGTCGGCTGACTTGTATTCCCTTGGCATTGTTCTGTTCGAATGTCTTGCCGGACATCCGCCGTTCCAAGGCGAGACTTCTCACGACCTGTTGTTCCATCATGTGACCACACCGGTTCCTGATCTGTGCGAACTCGATCCGTCGATCCCTCCGACGCTGAATGACATCGTTCGGCGGTTACTACAAAAACATCCGCGTGACAGATATCAGTCTGCGACCGGTGCGTTGTTCGACATCCAACAGGTGCGAGCCACGCTCTGTGCGGAAGATGAAATATGCCCGGCGACGCCACTGGTCCTGGGGACGAAGGATCACCGAGAATCTTTGATCGAACCCGCTCATGTTGGACGGGACACCGATTTAAAAGTGCTGAAGTCGGCACTCCGCACGGTTTCAGCCAGCCAGAGTCGATCTGTTCTGATCAGCGCGCCGTCCGGCATCGGGAAATCACGCGTACTGCAGGAGACTTCGACCTATGCCGTCGCGCAAGGATTTCGCTTGCTGCGAGGCCAGGGAAAAAACCAACCCGGGTTGAGTCCTTTAGCAACGATGCAACCCGCGATTTTGGCCGCCACCGAATTGATCCGCGACGATGCCGCTTTGCAAACGGCATTGCAGGGCAAGATGCAGGAGTACGCCAGCGAACTGCACGCAGCCGCGCCGGAGCTCGCAGTTGCGCTGCAGCTTGAGCAACCGGACACGCGTGATCGAGCGTTGTCGGACCGTCGCATCGCAGTTGCACTGGCGACACTGCTGGGCAGGCTTAGTCTTGGCGGTCAGCCAATTGTGCTGTTGCTTGATGATGCTCAATGGGCCGACGACCTGACTTTGGCCATGCTGGATTGCTGGCAACTAACCGATCCGGAACAGACACTTCTGATCGTTTCCACTCGGCCGTCCGATGACCTGGCCAGCCGTCTGCGAAACCACATTCAGTTTTCCGCTGAGATCAGTTTGGCGCCGCTGTCGCGACAGGATTCCGACTTACTTCTCGAATCGATGGCAGGCGTGCTGCCGCCTGAGATTCTTGAAACCGTTTGGGAAATGGCCGCCGGAAATCCGTTTGCATCATCCGCCGTTTTGCGCGGACTTGTGGAAGGTAGCGTCCTTACACCAACCGACGATGGTTGGGATGTCGACGCAGAGCGATTACGCGACATTCAGATGTCCGGCGAAGCAGCCGAGGTTCTGAAGGAACGACTCGTACGTCTGCCGGTGGATTCGCGAAAACTACTGGCCATCGGCGCTGTGCTGGGAAAAGAATTTGCGATCGATACCGTTGCGAAGCTGACTGGGTTGTCGCATCAAACAGCCATCGGACATCTCAAATCGCCTCGAGACCTCTGCCTGATCTGGGAGAATGAAGCAGACGGTGTTTGTAAATTTGTTCACGATCAAATTCGAGAAGCAGTTCTTACGACGTTGAGTAAGGAAGAGCTGGCAGGCATTCATCTGGCGGCGGGAGAACACATTGCCGAAGCGGCTCCGGAAAGCCACTTCCAGATCGCATGCCATTTCGATGCGGCCGGATGCCCGGAACGAGCTTTGCCGTCGGCCCTCAAAGCCGCCGCATCAGCTCAACGCCGCCACGCTTTGGGAATCGCGATCCAACAATACGAAATCGCGTTGCGCAGTTGCAAAAATATTTGCACGGAACTCTGGTTCCAAATCCTAAGCGGAATGGGAAGTGTTCTGATGTTAAGCGGCCGCTATGCCGAAGCGGAGCCGATGTTGGAAGCTGCCCTGTTGCATGCGAAAACGGCAGTGGACGAAGCGGAGATCAGCCTGAAGCTTGGGGAACTCGCTTTCAAGCGTGACGACAAAGATCGGGCCGTGGCACGCTGGGAAACGGCTTTGCGAAAACTTGGTGGCAAGCTTCCACCGAATTGGCTAATGCCATTTTGCACGCTAAAAGAAATCGCCGTTCAGACGCTGCACAGTTTCATCCCAGCCGGATTGCAACGTGCCCCAAAGAAAGAAGCCACTCTTCGCGATCGCCTGATCTGTCGACTCTACAGTCGCCTGGCCTATGGCTATTGGTACCTGAAGGGCAAAGTTCCTCTGTTGTTCGTCCACCTGCGAGGGATGAATCTGGCAGAAAACTTTGCCCCGACCGCTGAGCTTGCTCAAGCCTATTCAGAGCATGCTCCGGCAATGAGTCTGATCCCACTGCGAAATCGAGGCATTGCCTACGGTCGGCGTTCTTTGGAAATCCGTACCGCGCTGGGCGACGTCTGGGGGCAGGGACAGTCGCTGCATTTTCTTGCGATTGCACTCTACGCTGCGGGGCGTTTTGAAGAATGCATCGAAGTGGGTTCACGTAGTGTTCGCATTCTCGATCGTGCAGGTGACTTTTGGGAAAAGCATATTGCTCAGTATCAGGTTGCCGCATCGCTGTTTCGTGTTGGCCGCCTGACTGAAGCCGTGCAATTGGCCCGCGAAGCCTACGATTCAGGTCTTGCTGTCGGTGACGATCAGGTCTGCGGCAATATCATTGATGTTTGGGCTCGAGCCACCAACGGCGACCTTCCCGCGGATATCGTGCAGAATGAGCTGAACCGTCCACGAGCTGACGTGCAGGGAAGAAGTCACGTACTCCTTGCGCGGGGCGTGCAATTGATTGCGGAACGCAAATTTCATGATGCCTCTGAAACCTTTGGTGAAGGAATACGCACCAGTCGTGCGGCGGGTATCACAAACTGCTATACGGCCCCGCTTTACGCGTGGAAAGCAACGTCGCTGCGGCTTTTTCTGGAAGAAGAATCGCCGGTCATTCGGCGTTCTCGCCAGAAGACGATCTGCGCGCATCGTCGTGCCGCATGGGTGGCTTTTCTGGTCGCCATCCGATTTCGCGGTGAGCTCCCTCATGCATTGCGTGAGCTGGCCTGGAGCTTCGTGTTCAAAAATCGCGTGCGACGAGCGATGTGTCTTTTGAAATGGAGTGTGCGAGCGGCTCAGGCGCAATCCGCAAAATACGAATCGCTGCAGAGCGAATTGATACTGCAGCAGGTTCGCGTCGAACGTGATTACCCGGATGCTCGGGAGATGCTAAAGAAGGTCGAAGAAGGCTATTCGGCATTCAACAATGAACAATTGCCCGCCAGAGTCCCGACTTCACTGTCTTTAGTCGACCGGTTTGATTCTCTGCTGGAGTCGGGGCGAAAAATTGCGTCAGCGACGGAGCCGGCAGATATCGTCGCGATGACGATCGAGGCGAGTCAGCAACTATTGCGCAGTGACTACTGCCGAGTTGTTTCAATCAGTCCGGATGGCGAAGTCGGAAACATATCAGAATCAGTGCGGCCTTATATGGCCCATTGTTTGAAGACGGGCGTGGCGGAAGCAGCCGAGGCGCCCAACAAACAATTTCGTTCCTTAGTTGTGTGTCCGATTCTTGTACGAGGTTCGGCCGTCGCCGGGTTGTGCGTTGGAAACACAGAGGTTCGTGGTTTGTTCGGTGAGAACGAACTGCGCATTATCACGTATATCACCACAATTTGCGGTACGGCGTTGGAAAATGCTGAAGGCTTTCGCAATCTACGAAGGCTGAATGAAAATCTTGAGAACATCGTGACCGAAAGAACGGCTGTCGTGGAGGCCCGGTCGGCTGAATTGCAGGAAACGGCTCGCAGCCTGCAACAAACCCAGACTGAACTGGCAGCCGCGCGTGACAAAGCAGAAGTTGCCAACCAGGCGAAGACAGATTTCCTGGCGCACATGAGTCACGAGATTCGGACACCTATCGGAGCGGTCCTTGGCTTCACTGAGCTGCTGCTGAATGGCGAGCATCCTTTGCACCCTCAGCAGCTTCAGCATTTGCGACGCGTTCAGAGCAATGGCGCCCACCTTCTGCAGTTGCTGAATGACTTGCTGGATCTGTCCAAGATTGAAGCTGGTCAACTGACAATTGAAACCGTGTCCTGCCAGCCATTCACTTTGATATCAGATATTCTCGCCTCCCTGGAAGCAAGAGCGATTGATAAAGGTTTGAAGCTGTCACTCGCGATTAAAGACACGATTCCTGAGACCATTGCGACAGACCCAACTCGCCTTCGTCAGATCATTACCAACCTTGTGGGCAACGCTATCAAGTTTACGTCTGCTGGCGGTGTCGATTTGTTGATTGGCACCGATGTTGATCGCGGCGTGATGCAAATCGAAGTTTGCGACAGTGGTATGGGCATACCGCTGTCAGCTCAGAGAAATGTGTTTGAACCATTCCAGCAGGCAGACGAAACAGTCAGTCGCAACTTTGGTGGAACCGGATTGGGCCTGCCGATCAGTCGTCGGCTGGCTCGTGCTCTGGGCGGAGACCTCACGGTTGTCAGTGCACCAGGCGAAGGCAGCACGTTTACCACAACCATCGCCACTGGTCCGCTGGACGACGTCCGCCAACTGACAATAACAGAAGCGGCGGCAGCCAAGTCTCAATCGGTCGAAAAAAGCGTGGCGACTGTTGACCTCAGCGGAATCCGAATTCTTGTCACCGATGACGTGTTAACGAACCGGGAATTTCTATCGCATATGCTCAGGGCCGCAAACGCCGAAATTGAGACGGCAGAAAACGGACAGATTGCGATCGACGTGTGGAACCGATCCGGCGCCGATCTGATTCTCATGGATATGCGAATGCCAGTCATGGACGGTTATACGGCCGTCGAACTGCTGCGTGACCTGGGTGCTAAGGTACCGATTGTTGCATTAACGGCGAACGGGTTGGCCGAAGACGAAGTTCGTTGTCGCGACGCGGGGTGTTCGGGCTATCTTACAAAACCAGTATCCATGGATGCTTTGTTAACTGAGGTTGCCGAACAGCTTGGCATTACTGCAACCATGGAACCGCCTCCAGTCGTTGATGACAGCACCGACAAACGCTCGCCAGTCAGTGGTTCAACCAAACCTGTCAAGGACGCTCCAGTCGCAGCTGACTTTGCGATTCCTGAAGATCCGTTTTTCCGCGGGTTGGCGTCTCAACTGGTCTCCAAGCTGGTCGAAACTCTGCCAATATCGGGCCATGCACTCGACACCCTCGATGCAGAAACAGTGGCTGAGCAGGCTCACTGGATGAAGGGAACTGGCGGCACAGTGGGGTTGCCCGTGATCACAACAATGGGGATCGCTCTGGAAAACGCCGCAAAAGCCAGAGACTTTGAAACTGCACGGCGCGTGGTCGAACAGCTGAATAGCACGGTTGAGCAACTTCAACGCCGCCTTGTGACTTGA
- a CDS encoding SAM-dependent methyltransferase: MKSDTLTLPTLSWEQDYDQRVNPELMTGLLRKAIPVLDQSDWYIDKVEEGFCESVLPLNSPTTNQHGTHQAALISLSADYTGGLALATLLRGVPLSGVHRCQDDNSASLWLASMNVKYRSPSSGHLVGTCRIDPKQAEAIRSRYFSGNRILATLEVQFHSNGDLVAIAEMKYFAQPTSQLTPAAGSKNRSALFSHKLKASARMIAGIRSRESVNPRLTAHCPHASVGAGPHGELLAMRLESALPQLTDMVLARTQHIDEVLREVDGLQQVVMLGAGLDMRPMRHAAANPGLTFFEIDLPEMIAERKRIVAQLPQSFDDQRVQLEVDFRSDDLVAILDEHPRFQRGVPTMFIYEGCSMYFTEPENQHLLKMVKELMEHPQSCLWADFVSREVVTGRTNDRSIAAFLEGMDELGEAFIFGVEDPDAWLKQIGLGLVETTRCGDYLNESDMVFKTYSFSVAKRWENS, from the coding sequence ATGAAATCAGACACACTCACACTTCCGACACTTTCATGGGAACAGGACTACGATCAGCGAGTTAACCCGGAACTCATGACAGGACTGCTTCGCAAAGCAATTCCGGTCCTCGACCAATCCGATTGGTACATCGACAAAGTCGAAGAAGGATTCTGCGAATCCGTTCTTCCGCTAAACAGTCCCACAACAAATCAACATGGGACTCACCAGGCCGCCCTAATTTCGCTGTCAGCGGATTACACAGGTGGACTCGCTTTGGCCACATTGCTGCGAGGCGTTCCGCTTTCAGGCGTGCACCGGTGTCAGGATGATAATTCGGCATCGCTATGGCTGGCTTCGATGAACGTCAAGTATCGCAGTCCAAGCTCGGGCCATCTTGTCGGTACATGCCGCATCGACCCGAAGCAGGCCGAAGCGATTCGCAGTCGTTACTTCAGCGGAAACCGAATCCTCGCCACGCTGGAAGTTCAGTTCCATTCCAACGGTGACCTGGTCGCCATCGCGGAAATGAAATATTTCGCTCAGCCGACTAGTCAGCTTACGCCAGCCGCTGGCAGCAAGAACCGATCCGCTTTGTTCAGCCACAAGCTTAAGGCTTCGGCCCGCATGATCGCAGGAATTCGGTCTCGAGAATCGGTCAATCCGAGGCTCACGGCCCATTGCCCGCATGCCTCAGTGGGTGCTGGTCCGCACGGCGAATTGCTGGCAATGCGGCTGGAAAGTGCACTTCCGCAACTGACCGATATGGTTCTGGCCAGGACGCAGCACATTGACGAAGTCCTTCGCGAAGTTGACGGTCTGCAACAGGTGGTCATGCTGGGGGCCGGTCTGGACATGCGACCGATGCGGCATGCGGCAGCAAATCCGGGGCTCACTTTCTTTGAGATCGACCTTCCCGAGATGATTGCTGAACGTAAGCGAATCGTGGCACAGTTGCCGCAGTCGTTTGATGACCAGCGCGTGCAGCTTGAGGTCGATTTCCGGTCAGACGATCTTGTCGCAATCCTTGATGAGCATCCTCGCTTCCAACGCGGTGTCCCCACGATGTTCATTTACGAAGGCTGCTCAATGTACTTTACCGAACCCGAAAATCAGCACTTGCTGAAGATGGTGAAGGAACTGATGGAGCACCCGCAAAGTTGCTTGTGGGCCGATTTCGTAAGTCGTGAAGTGGTCACCGGTCGGACAAATGATCGCAGCATTGCCGCGTTTCTTGAGGGCATGGATGAACTCGGCGAAGCATTCATCTTCGGAGTCGAAGACCCAGACGCCTGGCTAAAACAAATTGGTTTGGGGCTCGTGGAAACGACTCGCTGCGGCGACTACCTGAATGAATCGGACATGGTGTTCAAGACCTACTCATTCTCCGTCGCCAAACGCTGGGAAAACTCGTGA
- a CDS encoding OmpP1/FadL family transporter, whose product MNTTLKSAACAIVLWGLLNSYVNAQGIIVSAVGPVNRSMGGAGTAAPLESMGALFSNPALISALPEDELSIGLAGVLPVLQTKSSIAGFGSGSTSAEPGITPLVNMGWVHRPEDSEVTYGVGLFSAAGFRANFPASVSNTVFTPQSNNAGVPGGLGQVYTEAAFIQFIPTMALRVSDGVSIGFGPTVTIGDLIVDPFVFDSPDDADGSGAPRYASGIGTRTHWGGGFQTGIYYENEQGLHLGATFKSTQWMETFSYNSEDELGRPRTVEAKLDLPMMVSLGTAWSGWDRFVFATDVRYFDYSNTDGFSSSGYEPDGTVKGLGWDSVFSVATGVQYAATEDLFLRMGYTFNENPIPDSQAFFNIGSPLYYQHEIHVGGSYRLSKRVWINLAYTYYLENDISGPIVTPAGAIPGSNVTNESSVHIADVGITVRY is encoded by the coding sequence ATGAACACCACTTTAAAGTCGGCCGCTTGTGCGATCGTTCTGTGGGGCCTGTTGAATTCGTATGTCAACGCACAGGGAATTATCGTGTCTGCGGTGGGGCCCGTAAATCGGTCCATGGGTGGAGCAGGCACTGCGGCTCCGCTGGAATCGATGGGAGCTTTGTTCTCGAATCCCGCCCTTATTTCAGCGCTTCCGGAAGACGAATTAAGCATCGGGCTGGCGGGCGTTTTGCCTGTCCTGCAGACCAAATCGTCCATCGCCGGATTTGGTAGCGGCTCCACCTCAGCCGAACCCGGGATTACGCCGCTTGTGAATATGGGATGGGTTCATCGCCCGGAAGATTCTGAGGTCACGTACGGAGTCGGCCTGTTTTCGGCGGCCGGATTTCGAGCAAATTTTCCGGCCAGCGTATCCAACACTGTCTTTACGCCACAGTCGAATAATGCTGGCGTTCCCGGTGGTCTTGGGCAGGTGTATACGGAAGCCGCCTTCATTCAGTTTATCCCCACCATGGCTTTGAGGGTCAGCGACGGAGTTTCGATTGGCTTCGGCCCGACAGTGACGATCGGAGATCTGATTGTTGACCCGTTTGTCTTTGATTCGCCCGATGATGCGGACGGCAGCGGTGCACCGCGCTATGCCTCAGGAATCGGAACTCGAACACACTGGGGCGGAGGATTCCAAACCGGTATCTACTACGAAAACGAGCAGGGGCTGCATCTGGGTGCGACTTTCAAAAGCACACAGTGGATGGAGACATTTTCGTATAACTCGGAAGACGAACTTGGCCGCCCCCGCACTGTCGAAGCCAAGCTGGATCTGCCGATGATGGTGTCACTTGGCACCGCATGGTCCGGCTGGGACCGCTTTGTGTTTGCAACAGACGTTCGCTACTTCGACTACTCAAACACAGACGGTTTCTCTTCAAGCGGCTACGAGCCGGATGGAACGGTTAAGGGGCTCGGCTGGGACAGCGTTTTCTCAGTTGCCACGGGAGTGCAGTACGCCGCCACCGAAGATCTGTTTTTGCGAATGGGGTACACATTCAACGAAAATCCGATCCCGGACAGCCAGGCGTTCTTTAACATTGGATCGCCGTTGTACTACCAGCATGAAATTCACGTGGGCGGTTCGTACCGACTTAGCAAACGAGTCTGGATCAACCTGGCGTACACGTATTATCTTGAGAACGACATCTCCGGGCCGATTGTCACACCTGCAGGCGCGATTCCAGGTTCGAACGTAACGAATGAAAGTTCCGTTCACATTGCTGATGTCGGAATCACCGTTCGGTATTGA